From the genome of Myxosarcina sp. GI1, one region includes:
- a CDS encoding DUF3365 domain-containing protein, whose protein sequence is MKHFNRILMGFAVMVLLLIANPSLANTQTDPVQLAKAVQEIENLDAMRSGLASTLKDSTTEPTGETFKEICKPVGMRAKQLSKENGWQVKQIATKYRNPAHAPDNLHAVMALAKFEKDPELMGFWDSETIDDLQGTRYYRRINVESSCLACHGGEDARPQFVKDKYPQDLAFDFNVGDLRGMYSVFIPYLEAE, encoded by the coding sequence ATGAAGCATTTTAACCGAATTTTAATGGGATTTGCCGTTATGGTGCTGCTGTTAATTGCGAATCCTTCTCTCGCTAACACTCAAACAGATCCCGTTCAGTTAGCTAAGGCGGTACAGGAAATTGAAAATCTCGATGCCATGCGCTCTGGATTAGCTTCAACCTTAAAAGATTCAACCACCGAACCGACAGGAGAAACCTTTAAAGAAATCTGTAAACCAGTAGGCATGAGAGCCAAACAATTGAGTAAAGAAAATGGCTGGCAAGTCAAACAGATTGCTACCAAGTATCGTAACCCAGCCCATGCACCTGATAATTTACACGCTGTTATGGCATTAGCAAAGTTTGAAAAAGATCCTGAGTTGATGGGATTTTGGGATTCAGAAACCATTGATGATCTACAAGGTACTCGTTATTATCGTCGCATTAACGTTGAATCTAGCTGTCTTGCCTGTCATGGCGGTGAAGATGCTCGTCCACAGTTTGTTAAAGATAAATATCCTCAAGATTTGGCTTTTGATTTTAATGTCGGCGACTTGCGGGGAATGTATTCTGTATTTATTCCCTA